The window CGTACAACTGGTTACCTCAGTGTTTCTTCATAGAGTCCTAGATCTGGCAGCCTCAGAGATCCCTCTCGCTAGACCCTTGAGCTGGGGATGGCAGGGTTCCTCCTCCAGAGAAACCTATGGACCTGGAGCTTTCAGGGTCCCCTCTCTCCAAAGCCTCTTCAGGATGGGTAGACTGGCTGGGTACTAGGAAGAGTTCTGCTATTAAAGTCAGAAGAGTAGGGCAGAATCTTGGGTAATAAGTATAGTTATTAGCCACATCTCCTTTCCGTTAACTTCTCTGACCTTCAATTATCTATAAACCAGGGATGATCAGACTATCTCCCTCAGCCCTGGGTTACTAGGACACAATAATTTTGGAAACCTTGAGTCTGTGTAGAAATGGGAGTTCTGATGATcagatctcttttctttttcaccaaCCCCCACATATAGCTATATCTACTACTCAGAATGGTCACTCactttgagtgaaaaaaaaaaaaaaagattcaaatcaTGTATTTTAAACTGGAAAGAATCTGAATGTGCACTCAGGGTAAAAAAGCTTCGCACCTAAAACATCCCTGATGAATGACATCAAACCTCTACTTAGATTcttgaaatgaaaggaaattcaTTGAATCCTATGGCACCTTTCCCACATGCTGAGTGTTAAACAACAGAAATCATACCCTGCTCATTCTTAGCTTGGTGGAAGGTTAGGAGAGGAGATCTTAAATGGTCATTTACTGGGACatgaaaagggaaggagcaaTATAGTTCTTGAGCCTGTGAAACAGATGGGGGTTGGAGTAGGGGGAGAATCACAAATAAGGACAACTAAGTTCTAGGAATCCATTAATCAgaatgtattaagtacctactatatgccagacagaAGGTCTagtacacagtaagtacttaaataCTGACTGATTATCAATTAAGGAACTTCCATAAAGGTTATGCCAAATTGGTGTTCTTTCCAAAGGCAATCACTGAAATGATGACACATTGATATGGCTCTTTCAGGTTTTCAAACTCCTCTTAGACTAAGTAAAAAAACTGATCATTATAAGTATAGATTGTTTTCTGGAAAGAAGAGAATGCAGAAGGACTGGAGGGCCATCTCCCTATCAGTGTAGATAAGCTGTTCTCCAACAGGATAAAACTAAAAACACAAGAGGGTTTtcctattagaaataaaaattcccCCTACTCAAAATAAGAAAGATATATACTCAAACCAGGGATATAGGTCTAGAGTTTGGACAACAGAATATGGCATAAATGCAAAGGGGAAGATTCCCTTCTTACCCCTCCTCATCCTCTAAAAGTTGAACTTACTTCTAATAGTGGATGAGCATAAACCttccattttaataataataataataatgtcctTATTGGtatcttttgtgttttttaattatGATTTCACCCAATAGCATTCCCTTTCTTCTAGAGAGCCATCctatataacaaaaacaataaaattttaaagtcagaaaaaaagaaaaaaaattgagcacaACTGATCAAtgcattgaaaaagtctgaaaacacaTATCTGTGATCCACCCATCTCCACTAAAGGGTGAGTTGAGATACAAAATTTTTCTCTATCTGCGTATTTGATTTATTCttaatctttataatttgttacattttatgtttatgtgtgtgtgtttatattctttttattttcattgtcgTCATTATAGGGaattctgctcacttaactttgcaacagttcatgtagatctttacatgcttctctgtattatttatcatattcataatttcttataggataatgatattctattacattcatgtttcaaaattatttctagccattcctcaatcaatGAACAcctttgttttccagttttttgctatcacagaaaaaaatctttatggtTTGGTCTATATAAAGACTTTTTTCAAATCAATTGCCTCTTTGCAGTATCAGCTTACTAAAGAAATttttaggtcaaagggtatggacattttagtcacttttggGGCaagattccaaattattttctgataTGGCTGTACCACATCACATATGCACACCTATCACATATTACACACCATGTACCATTTCTCAACACCACCCATAATGCACCAGTGTGCCcattttcccacaatccctccagCATTGACCATTACCAttatttgtcatctttgctaatttttaataaaaaccttagggttattttatttgcatttctcatatTATTTCTAGTATTATTCTTGTATTTggagcaaatattatttcatatggtTACTAATAGTTTTCAGtccttttgagaactgtttacttatatcttttgatcctttCAACAATCTTTGGCCATATATCACTGTCCCTTGTTTCTATTTCTTAGATACCaaagccttatcagagaaatttgatcaAAGAATTACACCTTCTaggtgcattaattttgtttgtgcaacagcttttcagtttcatgtaatcaaagttatcttttattttctgtaattgATCCTATCCCTTGTTTAGTTAAAAACGTGTCTCCTCCTCAAAGCTGTGAAGTATATGATTTGCTTCTCTCCATACTTTTAATGATATGATCTTTGACATTTTGATCATATCTTCTTTTAAAACGTATTGTAGAATATAGTGTAATGTGTTAGTCCAAGCTTAATTCCCACATTCCTGCTTTTTGGTTTTCCTAGTGATTTCTATCAAATAAGATTATGTTTTCCTATTTTCAAAATTGGGTCATTGAGTTCCATTGTTTCTGACTCTTGCTTGTCTGGTCTGTTCCATTGatctccctttctatttctttttagccagtaccagatggttttgataactgctgcctTACAACATAGTTTGAGGTCTGGAAATGTTAGTGCTATTCTCCCTTTCATcgctacttttttttaaaaaaaatatttccctttttattctagatcttttgtttttccaaataaattttgttattatttttctataaaatggccCTTTGATAATTTGGTCGGCATAATATTAAATCTGGgaaattaattttggtagtattgtcacttttattattgGCATGCCCCAGTCATGAGCACAAAATATTCCTCTAgctatttaaattgttatttctttaaggatcattttctaattaaatttataCAAGTAATTTGTGTGCTTTGGTAGATTAGTCCACAAATATTTTATGGGTTTTATAGCAATTAGGACAACTAGTCAATGCAGTGCATGGACTATCAGGCCTAAAGTTAGatagactcaccttcctgagttcaaatatggctttagatatttactagttgtgtggccatGGGTGAGCGActtaactatgtttgcctcagtttcctcatttataaaatgatctggagaagaaaatggcaaaccactctagtatctcttgccaagaaaaccccagatggggtcatgaagaattacaTGAcagaaactactgaacaacaacaacatggtTATTTGGAATAGGATTTCACTATTTTTGcctcttggattttgttattaatacatagaaatgctgttgatttctgagtgtttattttgtagcctgcaactttgatagttattaatttaaatttttgccTATTTCCTGGAATTTTCTGAACAGACTGTCATATCATAAACAAATAGGGataattttatctcctctttaactttctttttgccttcaatatttttctcatttctattgcTAACATTTGCAGAATAATATCAAgtaatgttggagaggatggaCATACCTACTTTACTCCTTAATTTATATATTGTAGGAAGTTTTAATATATCTCTCTTGCACATGATGCTGGCTTTtggttttagaaagaaaacctactaggttttcttttggttttagaaAGAAAGCCtactaggttttcttttgttctctgctgtgcactttttactttattccttttttcccccttcttccatcccttctccacgaaaacctcaaatgagtgcagacatatttatatataaacacacacataaaccCATACATATAGATacctataatcatacacatatacattcatatgcatctaAACTGTACTATACTTGTTTGtactgtttctctgaaggtggctggcatttttcttcataaatcctTCTAAATCCAACAATTCACACCAAtgccacaataatattccaactttatatttctagttattttaaataatctaaaacaagattaatatggctgacatagtGAAGTTTCCCTGTtactcttttgattaaatctattttaacttttaactttgagattattacccctgcttttttatcTAATTAATTCTACATCTTATTGTATTAAGTTTGTGTAAATCTCCTTTTTTAACTTtgctgactcctctgctttacttctacctgctacCTTGCCCTCTTATTACTTAATCTCCATCCTCCCTTCTTtatcctctccctccacccttccccTTTGCCCTATTGTTTCCATCTTAATTTAGAAGGCTCTTATAGCCTGATATATATCCCATTCTCAATTCTCATACCTTTTGTACCCCCCTCTTATTCCTTCACCCTCTTAGTTATCAGTTTAAGAAGACTTTTAATCTCTTCTAAATgtatattttgttctctttttaaccCAGATCTGATATGagtaatttgtatttattctttctctttttttttttttttgaaggttaAGTGatcctgggatcacacagctaataagtgtctaagactagatttgaacttggatcttcctgactccaaggccagtgctctgcACTGTAACACTTAGCTACCTGGTTTTtgttctctctatatttattctgtatttgtgTACTTGTGGTCTTGCTCcttagattgtaaatttcttgaatgtggggatcatttcatttattatatctGCATTTCCCTATACCTGATACAATTCTTGCAACATAGGTGTTCTATAAATAATGGCTGATTTTAATTGagattaataatttcatttttctctctagattcaatttatcatttctacacagatgactctcaaatctataCATTCAGTTTTCATCTCTCTCCTGAACTCCAATCCAGAATCATCAACTGCTTGTGGGCATCTGTCTATATATCACATCAGTACTTTGAATTCAAAAGTCCTAAATTGAGTTAAAtatattcctcttttcctttgcGAGGATCATTATCTTTCTGGTCCCTCATGTTCATAAACTTGGAATCCTAACTGGCACCTGCATATTTCTCAGCTCTCCTAATCCTGACCAATCGCCATTGCTTAGTGTGGTGTCttacatatttttgttgttttccagtCATGTTCACTCTCTGAgtccccatttgaagttttcttgacaaagacattgtagtggtttgccatttccttttccagaccaTTTTgtaaatgggaaactgaggcaaacaaggttaaatgatttgcccacaatcacacaactagtgtctgaggtcaaatttgaactcagaaagatgagtaatgggggcagttagttggtgcagtggatagagcaccagtctggaagtcaggaggacctgagttcaatctggcctcagacactttaacatttcttagctgtgtgactctgggcaagtcacttaactccaattgcctcaagggaaaaatgAGTAATGgtgtttctaattgttttttcccctctttacatAGCTGCCAAAAccatcttcctaaagcataggtctgacaTGTCACTCTTTTTCTCAAcaaccttcagtggctccctattgcctgtAAAAGTGAAACACAAATCCCcagcctggcatttaaagccctcccCTATCTGGCTCTAATTTACCTTCTCATCCTAATTATCTGTTGCTTCTCTGTGCTAAATTCTGCATCCCAGCCAAGGTatattagtttttctttaaatttgacattattttcccttctctatgaATTTGCATGATCTTGGTCCCATACTTGAACTCTTTCTTCTCTGCCTCTAGGAATCCTTATCTTGTATCAGGGCTCAGCTACTCCACCACCTATTCCAGGAAATCTTCCCTGATTTTCTTCTCTAGTCCTTAATTTTCACTTCCTCCTCCAATCACCATGCATTCACTGAGCTTCTGAAGCTTGCACTTTATATCTTCCCAATAGATTGGAAGCTCTCTGAAGGAAAAAATTGCATCatattttttgtctctgtatccccagaGACCAGCACAGTGTCTTGCAtttgcctaataaatgtttgtcagatTGAGTTGGGTGGAATTGTTTTGCCCAGCCCCAGAGAACAGAACTAAAAGCAATGGCAGAAACTGCAATCAAGTTTGGGCTTGATATAAAGAATAGCTTGCTAATCCTTAGAGATGGCCCCAAGTGTAAAAAAGCTCCTCTGGAAGTTGTTGATTTCAGGTCAATGGAGATCTCTAAACAGAGACTGGATGCTCACTTGTTGGGGAGTTTATACAGGGACCAAACGCTCATGTAGGTTAGGAAATACATTCAGGATCAAGAGACCTCCGAGAATGCTTCAAGCTCTAAGATTCAGTGAATCCTGGCTGGgctttcattccttcttccaccCTTTGATTTTGTGATGCTTTTCCCTAGTTCTCCTGCTTGTCTGACTGCTGTGAAATCTCTTAGTTGGGGCCTTCATTATCCCCTTTAGTCACTGGTGAATGTCTTTCAGAACTCTATCCTTAATCCTTCTCTCATTGCAATCTCATATATTTCCATGACTTTCACGATCTAGAGAGGTGCACCCTCCTCCCCAATTTCCACTTATAGCTTCAATTCCTCCTTGGAGGAATTCCTTAAcccctccccccattctctcTTTTCTGCTTGGATGTTCTATCAGTCCTTGAAACTTAACAAAATTTGAACTGAATTAAAGATGGTTTTTTCTCCTTGATGTCTTACTAATGCCAGACTGTATCTATCAGCTTATGTATTGAGCGGAAGTCTTCATCTTCTTCTCAAGGCTTTCTTACAACTTCTCTTTCTGCTGATGGTACCATCTTCTAGTTATTCAGTCTCCAAACCTCAGAATTACCTTTAAATCTTCTGTATCCCACTTTCCACCCATCCACTCAATTGCTAATTCCTGCTGATTCTACTTAGACAATTTGTCAATACCTCTCTGGTCTCACTGCTACCATCCTAGGAATGAAACTAATTGGTAACCTTTCACTTAAGAGTTTTAGAATTCTCTTAGaggattattttgtttctctctcctcttctaaaAAGTTCTTCACTTAGATACCAAAATATTCTTCACAATGTGAAGATGTGGCCATATCACATCACTGATTGGAAAACTTCCAGTCAAAAATCTATTGCCCATAGGAAAAAGTACTTAAAGATCTCTACAATCTGGAGTCAAAATATCTTTTCATCCTTATTTCATAGTATTGCCTTCACCCATTTTCCTTGATGTGTTGTTTTTcccactagaatataagctccttgaggacagtaaCGATCTAACTTTTGTATTTAGTTCCAGTACTTAACAATGTGACTAGCACAttgtaagtacttaacaaatcatctttcattttcttccatccttttttccttgcttcttttatctttttaaaaattctattttatatcttcatattctctctctcccatctcttctTCTCTACCACTGAAATTCATTCCACTCTACTTGAAACTGAACTACCAGCTCAGATGGaatttcctcccttatctctGCTTATTgaaatctttcccttctttgaaagACCAGGTGTCCCTCCTGCATGAATCCTTCCTTGATTTATAAAGCTGAAAGTGAATTCTTCTTGAAATTTTCCTAGAACATTTTTGTTTGCATCCCTCCTTTACCCTTGAACTTTCTCCCTTCTAGCATACTTGGCATCCTATATTCAGAACTGGAAGGtagtccaaccctctcactttaaagaggaagaaacttgAGGCATAGAAAGTTTGAGCAACTTGCCCATTAAACTGCAAGCTCCTCAAGGGTAGCTCTTATTTTTCATCCCACTTTCTCCATTGCTGTATACAGGGCCTGGCACACTGAAAAAGCTGAATGGATGGTACTGATATCCAAAAGATCTCTCAAACAGGTTCAAATAGCCCCTACTCCCACCAGGGGTACAACAGGTTGTCAACATCACCAAGGCCGGCTTGGTTCAATAAGAGATGGCACCAGTCAGGTTTGTCCCCGACCCCAACACCTTCTGACCCAGTCAGTCAGCTGCAAGCTCTTCTGAAGTTTCATTAACAGGAAGCATCAATGCTCAAAGACAAGGATCAAGGGTAGCCACATTCTATCCATCCGGCAGAGAGGGAGTGAACTTGGACCTCTGGACTGAGAGCAGATGGGAACTGGGCAAAGGGGGGAGAACTGTTCCTacaaggagagagaaatggggaaCCATACAGCTGATGGCTCCTCAGGGAAAAGATTGCTGGGTGGAAGATGGAGGGCCTCAGGACTCTTGGAGACCAGAAGTTCTCCCTCTCTTTGTTGTGTGACACTGGTTGTCTCCTGTGGCCAAAAACCAAGCTCCGGATCCCAATGCCTCCCTGATGAGGAAATCATAATAGAAACAATCACCACAATCAACAGTAGTAACAAGTTTATATTTGGTTTTAAGGTTTGGCATGTGCTTTCCATATAGTAATTGGTTCATGAGAAGTCCTTGGAGGGAGCAGCGAGAGTTGAAGGTGGTTTGCAAAAAGGTAGGAGAAAAGGAGCTGAGCACAGACTGGAGGGACAGAAGTATCTGTCACATAGTTATCAGGACGTACAAGGGCAGCAGTAGAGACACAAACGGGGTGCAGGAAGAGATCCGACAGGAAGACCTTTGTTTGTTTATGGTTTTGATGATCCATTTGGAGAATGAACTGACTCTGGTATACAGTCCAGGTATTCCCAATTTTCCACAGCCAAAGCCCCAGCTCACTATCCCCACCTGTACCCAGGTATGCTGTCCGACTTCACAGACAAGGGGTCCCCCCGAATCCCCctagagaaagagacaggcatTTAGAGTAGAAACTAGACCTTGGAGAGTGGAATATGGATGAGTGAGAAGATTTTATTGATTTGGGAATCACAAAGGGTCACCTCCCAAAGGGTTGAACAGCCACAGAAGTGGTTCTATAGGAGACGGCACTTCTCACACCACATCTCAATTTGCTTAATTCTGATATAAAAAAGGATTATTTCCTGACTTTTGCCACAGCCCCTGAGACTGTTCCAATCCCACCATGGCTCCCTGTCTCATCTTTCCCCAATCTCTCTTCACCATCCTGTTCTCTGTCTGGCCACAGGTTTGTGCCTGCGAGAGGCTGATTTCTGGATCTGGGCAGGCCCTCTTCCCAGGACACACATCACAGGCACTTAAAAGAGAATCTGATGAAATCCTGAAAGCACAATGATTCTTTTTGACAAATTTTTTCAGGAAGCAAAGAATCATCAACCCAGGGAGGGTAGCCTGAGTTTATGTAGAGGCAAAAAGGGAAAGAGCCTTTCCATTCCATTATGGTCTATACATTTGCTCAGAAGACTTAGAATATCAGAGGTGAAAGGGACCACAGAGACCATTgggtccaactccttcatttcaaAGTTAAGGAAGCTGAGGAGGACATCTCCTACCTGTTCAGTGGGCTTTGGAGCAACAGTTTGTCTCACAATAACCTAATTGCCCTTTGCTGAAATTATTGATTCTAGATTCTTAAACTCCTATCCTAATTCTTCACTCTATGATCTTGTTTTCTCTGGCTAGCTCTGTCTCCTTTTTTCAGAATCTTATCTCTTTGGACCCCATTTGTGCTTGGTTGCCTCCTCTCCATGGATTTTGGCCTtggatttttttcatctctctccctttcttttccactGGCTAGATCTAACTTCTCAATGGCCATGTAGCAGTGACATTTCTCTGTGGACGACTGAcccttcatcttcatcttctactattaaccacttttttttttttgttatggacCTCTCTGACAGACTGATGAAGCCTAATGGATCCCTTTTAcggaatgatgtttttaaaatcagaaaacaaaatatattacattacaaaggaaacatttACAACAAAAtccatttatcaaaatattaacaaaaagtttCATGGATCTTACATTAAGAATCATTGAGTCAGCAAATTTTTCAAAAGGTTTGGTTTCCCAGGCACTCCTGCCATTTATTGCTTATAATATTCAGAACACATTGTTACAGGTGGGGAGGGTGAAGAAAGATGGGAGAACTAACCTGGCAGGCATCTTTTCCTTTTGGATGAAAGGCACAGATCAtcttttcattgatatagggTATAAATAGTGAGACCAAcaagtattttttcaaaatttcgtTGCAATGGTGTCTTTCAAGGATGAATACATCAGCTTCCTGGAGCACATAAGAATAGTAATCATCTGTGGGCAGGGGTGCTGGGGGTTAATAGGCTATAATACGGACACAGGATTATCATTTGTCTATACCTTCTGCTCTTCAAAGCATGTACCACCTTGGGGACCACTCACTCCCTGCTCTTGCTTCAACCCATCTCCAAAAGTCAAGCTCATTACAAAAGCAAAACCTCCACCTAACAATGGTTCCAAAGGCTAAGATCTCCCTCAGCTGCAGAGATCATTTATGAAGTCTGGAAGGGAAAGCAGGATGAGAAGTAGGTAGGTATATGAAGAGGAGAAAGGGCCACAGAAGGGGTACTCTGTGGCACAAGTTGGGGGGATTCACTGCTTAGAATGATTATAGTCTCTTGCATTGATTCATTACTTTTCAAAAGCCTTCTCTGACCTTTCCAGTCCACAGTAAGTTTTCCCCCTGAATTCCTATAATTCTGGCTGTTATTCATCTGCTATTTACAACTATATACAAGGTCAGAATACTTGAGATTACAATCTCCAAGTGATAAAGAAATTTGGAGATCACCTAGCCCTATCTCCATCTAGAACAgaaattctttttacattatTCGTGATGATGGTCTTCTAGATTCTGCTTGAACCCTTTCATTAACAGGGAATTTGCTTAAGGCAGCCTGTTGTATTAGAGAACGACTCACAATGTGAACAAATTTGTCCTAATTTTCCTtgatctaatttgatcctcataattatCCACTACGGATTCTTAAACTGGGGTCTGGGAATTTAGACTTTTTAATATATTcccaatctggaaaatctgcataaaattttttgaccctcccttcatatcagagaagaagtctgaattcttttctttattttttatggagTATTTACAGTATCTTCTTATTAAATTTGGATGAAGGATTTGGTCATAGACTCTGTGTCATCTGTTTGCAGCCTCCACAAAActccaaaatttccatttaatttcttatattgacCCACAATATGTCTAAATCCTGATAAGAAAGCCTCAAGGTAGAAGGGATAATTTTATTCTGAaagctatatttcaatataatcattTTCCTATATATTACTGTATTTCTATCTAATGCATTTATAACAATCATTCTAAGGATTCCACAGATTTCACCAGACGGCCCAAAGGGCCCTCTAACATATATAAATAGTTTAGAATTTCTGCACTAGTGAGATATACAGGCACGTGTCTGCCTGTGGGCATCTAACTATTCAGAGATGCTCAGCTCTAGttattctccctctccttcctccttctcctaaCTTCAAGGAAGACTCCTGTCATCAAGGAAAGGGAAGTTCGCCAGCCAGAGAGCTCCTGCTGCCTCTGAGCTGCAATCTTGTAGACTTAGCAGAAAAAGTCAATTCTTGGCTCTGTATTGGGAAGACCCACAAACACACTGTCCTCTCTCACCCCTTTTGTCTTCAGTCCTGCCCCATCCTGTCACCCAGCAGCGGGTCCCATTCTTCACATAAAATTTGCTATCTGGGAGGCAGATAGGTTGAGTCGCTTGGCTGAGGTTCACAGAAGAGTTCAGGCGTACAAGGGCAAGATCATTCTTGGGGATAATGAGTTCTGAGTAAGAAGGATGGATGAGGATGTCCCTGACAGTCATGAAGGTACCACTCCCAAGGTTGAAATAGAACACATCTCCAAGCTTCACAGTATAATCAAAATTCctgtgagaaagagaaagcatcCTAACACGCATACCACCAGTAACATCCACAAACTTGGGCAGTTTCATATCAATATGGGCACAGCATCCAAACCCCTCTCCTGGGGATTTCGGGTCTCCTACAGTCTGACCACAGTGATTTTAACTCATCCATATGGACCCTCAGCTCCAGCTTTACTCATCTCTGTCAGATATGTGTTGAGCGAATATTTCAGAGATACTGTTTTCAAGAGTTAGGCCCAGCAAGCAGGCTCTGCTCTGAGTTTGGCCCAACAAGAATTCTTTGTGTCCTCCAATGATCTCACCCGCTGACAAAGTGAACTGCTTGGACGAGCACTAGGGGTTCACTGAGGGATTTCGCTCTCCCTATTTTCCATCCCGCCAGGTCTGGCAAGGTCCGGCAAGGGGCAAACTCACCACAAGATGCAGTGGGCAGCTGTCAGCACCCATTCCGTATTAATGAGGGATCCTCCACACAGATGCGAGTTGTATATTTGAAGGCTCACCTGCCAAGGCCACTTATTTAGGGGGGCAGCCTGTCCagaaatgactttcctaaatGGGTGGTGATGGCCACAAGGCAGGCCTAGGACGGAGGGGGAGAAAAGCAGGCGGGcatggaaaggagggagggacggACAGAGACAGATTGAGAGATTAAAGGGATGCACCGGTCTTCTGCCGTTCGGAGGCGGGAGACTGGCCGTTAGAGCTCACCCAACCCCCCAAAAGGAAGGCTTGCCCGAGCGCCAAGGCTGGGAAGCAGAGGGACGCGCTCTGGCCCTTGGACGTCTGCTTCCCAGTCCGGGGTCCTTGACCCGGCCACCTGTCATGGCAGTGTTTCTTTCTATGTGCTGTCTGGCAATGGGGGGTATGGGGCTTAGGCTTGGGACTCTGAACAGGACTACAGGGGGCCAGGGACCacatctctcctcttccttccctaagTGAATCCTTCCGTTCCCGAGGTTCAGGCGTTTCCCAACAGTTTCTCCTCCCAAAGAACTGAGGGGACAGAAAGTGGTCTCTGTGTCCGGCAGATATTAAATGGGTAAcggggagaagagaaaacattGACTAACAGCAAGGAATAtcctgcccttttttttttttttaaggctgtaCGTCTGTGCGCCGCGTTTTCCCCTTCCTGGATGAAGCggtccctttcctctctccttagCCCCCTCCATGGAGCCGTTTGCCAACTGCCCCGAGGATATGACACCCCTCCCCCACTCCACTCCAGATTCACCCCCCCCCATCTCTCCCAAATTCAGCTCCGCTTTGCCCCATGATCAGCCTGTCCCCAACAATGTGCCTCGCTTCCCCTAAACCCTCAGGGTCTCAAACGATATACTATTGATAAAGCTCTTGCACACAGTAGAGACTTAATAAATGCCGTTTTCCCCATCCCATAAACCCCAGAGGATTCCTCTGAATATGGATATCTGAATATCTCACCAGGTTGGCAGCATGGCacgagcagcagcagcagcaggagagaCAGCAGACGCCCCAAGGGAGCTGTAAGATGCAGTCTCCCAACCCTCAGCAGCAGCACTGACAACCCTGTCCCCCTAGCGGGGGGGAGACCGCGGAGAGGGTGGGGAGGGTTCCAGAAAGTCCCCGGAGCCATAATGCATTTGACTGTTCCCAATGTCTCTTCGCCAAGGCTCTTCTTAGGACTGGGGAACTCTAGAGCCTTCCTGcgccctcttcctctttcttttcttttatttccttgggGTTTAAGCCTAGTACTTAATAGTACTGCTAAATCAAAAGTTCATTCGAATGACTTTAGGGACATAggaattgc of the Sarcophilus harrisii chromosome 1, mSarHar1.11, whole genome shotgun sequence genome contains:
- the LOC116422455 gene encoding serine protease 42-like isoform X2 — encoded protein: MAPGTFWNPPHPLRGLPPARGTGLSVLLLRVGRLHLTAPLGRLLSLLLLLLLVPCCQPGLPCGHHHPFRKVISGQAAPLNKWPWQVSLQIYNSHLCGGSLINTEWVLTAAHCILWNFDYTVKLGDVFYFNLGSGTFMTVRDILIHPSYSELIIPKNDLALVRLNSSVNLSQATQPICLPDSKFYVKNGTRCWVTGWGRTEDKRGS
- the LOC116422455 gene encoding serine protease 42-like isoform X1, whose product is MAPGTFWNPPHPLRGLPPARGTGLSVLLLRVGRLHLTAPLGRLLSLLLLLLLVPCCQPGLPCGHHHPFRKVISGQAAPLNKWPWQVSLQIYNSHLCGGSLINTEWVLTAAHCILWNFDYTVKLGDVFYFNLGSGTFMTVRDILIHPSYSELIIPKNDLALVRLNSSVNLSQATQPICLPDSKFYVKNGTRCWVTGWGRTEDKRGERGQCVCGSSQYRAKN